A genomic stretch from Pithys albifrons albifrons isolate INPA30051 chromosome 28, PitAlb_v1, whole genome shotgun sequence includes:
- the LOC139683444 gene encoding LOW QUALITY PROTEIN: 11-beta-hydroxysteroid dehydrogenase 1-like (The sequence of the model RefSeq protein was modified relative to this genomic sequence to represent the inferred CDS: inserted 2 bases in 1 codon): protein MKRAGQDPNSSAGQAQPQGATQGLCFAXIQPPGIFQSLGSRSSAANSGMGRLQKILIPLLGLVLAFWFYSARENFKPEMLKGKRVIVTGASTGIGEQIAYHLARMGSHILITARTEAKLQKVVERCLELGAASARYVSGTMEDMAFAQHVVREAHTSLGGLDMLILNHVGASYFGFFDGDVEHVRKLLEINFLSYVAMTTSALPMLKESEGSIVVVSSMAGKVGFPFTVPYSATKFALDGFFSSLRQEFSIQSINVSITLCILGFIDTESAVRAAAEVLRERPAPRDECALEILKGAALRRRELYYRYSSTRLPLLLRDCAADLLDYLVRSRYHLPATPGTPRPPH from the exons ATGAAAAGAGCCGGGCAGGACCCAAACAGCTCTGCTGGCCAGGCCCAGCCGCAGGGAGCAACCCAAGGGCTCTGCTTCGC CATCCAGCCACCCGGGATTTTCCAGAGCCTTGGAAGTCGCAGCTCCGCCGCTAACAG TGGGATGGGTCGGTTGCAAAAGATTCTCATTCCCTTGCTGGGATTGGTTTTGGCCTTCTGGTTTTATTCTGCGAGGGAGAATTTCAAACCGG AGATGCTGAAAGGGAAGCGGGTGATTGTCACTGGAGCCAGCACTGGAATTGGGGAGCAGATTGCTTATCACCTGGCACGGATGGGATCCCACATCCTCATCACAGCACGGACAGAGGCCAAGCTGCAAAAA GTGGTGGAGCGGTgcctggagctgggagcagcctcGGCGCGGTACGTCAGCGGCACCATGGAGGACATGGCCTTCGCCCAGCACGTGGTGAGGGAGGCCCACACCTCGCTGG GAGGCCTGGACATGCTGATTCTTAACCATGTCGGTGCATCAtactttggtttttttgatgGAGATGTTGAGCACGTACGAAAGCTCCTGGAAATCAACTTTCTCAGCTATGTAGCCATGACCACATCAGCCCTGCCCATGCTGAAGGAGAGTGAGGGCAGCATTGTAGTGGTTTCATCCATGGCAG GTAAAGTCGGGTTTCCATTTACTGTCCCCTACTCTGCGACCAAGTTCGCCCTGGATGGATTTTTCAGCTCCCTAAGGCAGGAATTCAGCATCCAGAGCATTAATGTTTCCATCACACTCTGCATCCTTGGCTTCATCGACACTG AGAGCGCAGTCCGCGCTGCCGCGGAGGTGCTGCGGGAGCGCCCTGCGCCGCGGGACGAGTGCGCGCTGGAGATCCTGAAAGGGGCCGCGCTCCGCCGGCGGGAGCTCTACTACCGATACAGCTCCACGCggctgccgctgctgctgcgGGACTGCGCCGCCGACCTCCTCGACTACCTGGTGCGCAGCCGGTACCACCTGCCCGCGACCCCCGGGACTCCCCGCCCGCCCCACTGA